The Pochonia chlamydosporia 170 chromosome Unknown PCv3seq00016, whole genome shotgun sequence genome contains a region encoding:
- a CDS encoding transposase (similar to Metarhizium robertsii ARSEF 23 XP_007826761.1): protein MDSLPQFRETRPSLLSILSSSPGLYRIHHNKQSSGSPAVSMPGLDLKDDVPQPPPRHIPFLASPARPEKSMDELRDYGRSASFVQVGYGNLCSSLPDERPDSGSSVNGNESYASYTAAERSVAATSPVHDLVERDGSNGIVEADLNTDSLDYRPAEFMRHDKVYFQTAADLHGDSMKNKLDPIRRFVKSPRSVASSTLIDQAHRQLDPRALRLSIPIKLPIHSNLLFETPSRMSKTFILSDVSHRPALVRHFPGEQPAEDMETHEATAPKRFQPGGAYAAIDRERGAASPLAEYHLIHGGSTDPQRDLSSLDSSIPRLTVMPKGSSVSARSSAAISRFNSYISTMSTGPSAVTTAASFGNRSLRALSPCGASPTSCNSPYMTPGSVVLTSRTSISVMGETYERNISSTGSRKLAGVQKSRGSKVQRVYLCGCCPKKRKKFETAEDLSTHEAEKQYGCPFCGNRFKNKNEIERHLNSLHAGPLPVQPPQLLPPDDPTDDDYTGATIPQLPPSPLFDTYDGLCAFLRNFHLSNGAAIVKASSSSRRDIGGIIQPSYIVFKCDRGPRRTSQSSGLRKPSSQKLDCPVKVTAKATNSSNKKWTYTVVHGQHNHGQSLDPSAHIVYRRRTVAQRQKERELANENGIRAREMLPKPSSRSLRAGVLVRTLRDEDDRVCAVFWTYDWCRTMWKKFPEVLGLDNTYKTNRFGLHLFQATGWLCDRLDELRIDIGADTPEVIITDKEQALRTALSNTFPGAQQQLCVYHILANVRAKINARWKDTEGDNDGDASVESDNDVNALSAHPSDKPAKQLQPVLDLDVTARGRVQDEAEDGLANPSDDYSREGMFKAFQTVVYAVDHDTFKDSWKSFVETFGRQQRHILRYIQKEYMPWRKQWVKCYIDRYRNFGQRVNSPTETAHADVKSHLVTGTGDLLYLHQALVTMIDKKSRSYRQEAARQIQRQRDQYLKQAWLGKLNLQITYQAIDLIAKQYRFALAALPDQRKPKPLRACTGNFEHQYGLPCSHRILDCLMSGTPLRRSQIAMRWWLEKPLNAEDKLLEIRDPASVRSARGRPRLNADNKKLKVPRYLKIADYTSKPGSDADDTDDDDAETEPAQRSQGRHSARGRGLSRQPSQNAGRGTRRLNASLRRDRSQFELDELQSHASQSSRGNKRRRVRGGAAGRSHAEASQAERSPANQVQTSRESSAESCPFLL from the exons ATGGATTCCCTACCACAGTTTCGAGAGACACGGCCCAGTTTACTGAGCATCTTATCCTCTTCCCCCGGACTTTACCGCATTCACCACAACAAGCAATCCTCCGGAAGTCCTGCAGTCTCTATGCCAGGACTCGACTTGAAAGACGACGTCCCTCAGCCTCCACCTCGCCATATACCATTTCTGGCGTCTCCTGCTCGCCCCGAAAAATCGATGGACGAACTGCGAGATTATGGACGCTCCGCGTCATTCGTACAGGTTGGGTACGGCAATTTATGTTCATCACTCCCTGATGAGAGACCAGACTCCGGAAGCAGCGTCAATGGTAACGAGAGTTATGCAAGCTATACCGCAGCCGAAAGGTCTGTAGCTGCTACAAGCCCTGTGCACGACTTGGTCGAAAGAGACGGCTCCAACGGTATCGTTGAAGCCGACCTTAATACCGACTCTCTGGACTATCGACCAGCCGAATTCATGCGCCATGACAAGGTCTATTTTCAAACTGCAGCTGATTTACATGGCGATAGCATGAAGAATAAGTTGGATCCCATTCGCAGATTCGTTAAGTCGCCACGATCAGTTGCGTCATCAACTCTGATCGATCAAGCACATCGACAACTAGATCCTCGAGCTCTCAGGCTGAGCATACCTATTAAGCTGCCCATCCATAGCAACTTACTATTTGAGACGCCCTCCAGAATGTCAAAAACTTTCATTTTGTCTGATGTTTCTCATCGACCTGCGCTAGTTCGACATTTCCCAGGAGAGCAAC CCGCAGAAGATATGGAGACTCACGAAGCCACGGCACCAAAGAGGTTTCAGCCGGGGGGAGCTTATGCCGCTATTGATCGCGAGCGAGGGGCTGCTAGCCCTCTAGCAGAATATCATTTAATCCATGGTGGCTCGACTGATCCTCAACGTGATCTTAGTTCTCTCGATTCTTCGATACCCCGACTCACCGTCATGCCAAAGGGTTCATCGGTTTCGGCCAGGTCCTCTGCTGCGATATCTCGCTTTAACTCTTATATTTCCACCATGTCCACAGGGCCATCAGCTGTTACgacagcagcatcattcGGCAACCGGTCGCTTCGTGCTCTCTCACCTTGCGGCGCCTCTCCAACATCTTGCAACTCACCGTACATGACACCTGGTTCCGTCGTCCTTACCTCTCGAACTTCCATCTCTGTCATGGGGGAAACATACGAGCgcaacatctccagcacaGGCTCGAGGAAGCTAGCAGGGGTCCAAAAAAGTAGGGGCTCTAAGGTTCAGCGAGTTTACTTGTGCGGTTGCTGCCccaagaagcggaagaagTTTGAGACAGCAGAAGACCTTAG CACTCACGAAGCTGAGAAACAGTATGGATGTCCATTCTGTGGCAACCGtttcaagaacaagaatgaAATCGAGCGACACCTGAATTCCCTTCAT GCCGGACCACTACCGGTACAGCCACcgcagctgctgccgccggacgacccaacagacgatgactACACTGGGGCTACGATCCCACAACTGccaccatcgccactctTTGACACCTACGATGGCCTCTGTGCCTTCCTCCGCAACTTCCATCTTTCTAATGGGGCCGCAATAGTGAaagcctccagctcctcaaggcGGGACATCGGGGGTatcatccagccaagctacATCGTCTTCAAGTGCGACCGCGGCCCGCGACGGACGTCACAAAGCTCGGGTCtcaggaagccgtcatcacagAAGCTTGATTGTCCCGTCAAAgtcacggccaaggccaccaaTTCGTCTAACAAGAAGTGGACGTATACGGTAGTTCATGGCCAGCATAACCACGGACAGTCCCTTGATCCATCGGCGCACATTGTCTATCGCCGCCGCACGGTTGCTCAGCGACAAAAGGAGCGAGAGCTAGCCAACGAGAATGGCATTAGGGCCCGCGAGATG CTACCCAagccttcgtcaaggagcttgagagcggGGGTATTAGTCAGAACCTTGcgcgacgaagatgaccgCGTCTGTGCCGTCTTTTGGACGTACGACTGGTGCCGCacaatgtggaagaagtttccGGAGGTGCTCGGTTTGGACAACACGTACAAGACCAACCGCTTTGGGTTACATCTATTTCAAGCCACCGGG TGGTTATGTGACCGACTTGACGAGCTTCGCATCGACATTGGGGCAGACACGCCAGAGGTTATAATCACCGACAAGGAACAGGCTCTCCGCACAGCCCTCTCGAACACCTTTCCAGGCGCCCAACAGCAGCTATGCGTATAtcacatcttggccaacgtCCGAGCTAAAATTAACGCCCGCTGGAAGGACACCGAGGGCGACAATGACGGCGATGCTAGTGTTGAGTCTGATAATGACGTAAACGCCCTTTCCGCTCATCCAAGCGACAAACCcgccaagcagctccagccagtGCTAGATCTTGATGTCACCGCCAGGGGCCGTGtgcaagacgaggcagaggacGGGCTTGCGAACCCCTCTGATGACTACAGCCGTGAGGGGATGTTCAAAGCCTTCCAAACCGTGGTCTATGCCGTTGATCACGATACGTTTAAAGACTCGTGGAAGTCCTTTGTCGAAACTTTCGGCAGGCAGCAACGGCACATCCTGCGATATATCCAAAAGGAATATATGCCGTGGCGCAAGCAGTGGGTGAAATGCTACATTGACCGCTATCGGAACTTCGGTCAAAGGGTCAATAGCCCCACCGAGACCGCCCATGCAGACGTCAAGTCTCACCTTGTGACGGGCACGGGAGACCTCCTTTACCTCCACCAAGCCCTTGTCACGATGATTGATAAGAAGTCCCGGTCCTATCGCCAAGAGGCCGCGAGACAGATTCAGCGTCAGCGTGATCAGTACCTCAAGCAGGCATGGCTCGGCAAGCTTAACCTCCAGATCACATATCAGGCCATTGACCTTATTGCCAAGCAGTATCGctttgccctcgccgccctgcCTGATCAGCGCAAGCCCAAACCGCTACGCGCTTGCACGGGCAACTTCGAGCACCAATACGGCCTCCCATGCAGCCATCGCATTCTTGATTGCCTGATGAGCGGCACGCCTCTGAGACGGAGCCAGATTGCTATGCGTTGGTGGCTCGAGAAGCCGTTG AACGCCGAGGATAAGCTACTTGAAATTCGCGACCCGGCTAGTGTTAGAAGCGCACGAGGCAGGCCGCGCCTGAAtgccgacaacaagaagctcaaggtccCGCGATACCTCAAGATCGCGGATTACACCTCCAAGCCAGGAAGTGACGCCGATGATacggacgatgacgatgccgaaaCCGAGCCTGCACAACGGAGTCAAGGCAGGCATTCAGCGCGAGGCCGTGGTCTGAGCCGACAGCCTAGTCAGAATGCGGGCCGAGGAACGCGCCGGTTGAACGCGAGCCTTCGCCGTGACCgctctcaattcgagcttgacgagctACAGTCACATGCGTCGCAATCGTCGCGAGGAAACAAGCGTCGACGAGTCCGTGGCGGAGCGGCTGGACGAAGTCATGCGGAGGCATCACAGGCCGAGAGGTCGCCGGCAAACCAGGTCCAAACGTCAAGAGAGTCATCAGCCGAAAGCTGCCCGTTCTTATTATAA